A genomic region of Amphiura filiformis chromosome 6, Afil_fr2py, whole genome shotgun sequence contains the following coding sequences:
- the LOC140155537 gene encoding uncharacterized protein — MARIIRHICLYCRRQFRGSSGGYISHLQKHRQWFRKYRYQLWKSDIGQSRFQKQPEYSKDLHRNVSALPTEMPQTKNEMSQPWQDTREQNIDSDTSNLSIPQFEQNDSFSTDQEKNDIASPLRNKTHQNQDGLPSMVASSRHTPTRTEKKFYKCSFCDKTFSGGSHLLLHERTHTGEKPHCCRFCPKSFAQKGYLKIHERIHTGERPFSCGFCEKAFCTKEDLRRHERIHTGEKPYKCKVCGRGFSQRSYRNKHETIHSGERPFASKPPNLDFFLGGLEGEEDRPEPSPALLEALKEAGMPDLDGYDGGLTPEMFEKLKTLPVAQQQELLEFIEGSSTVQGRGRGRPKGSTNRANYNCRFCGRDCRSSSQLKQHERTHTGEKPFSCKFCQKSFSQRGYARIHERIHTGERPFSCDICNKSFGAKEDLRRHQRTHTGEKPYKCELCGKAFAQNSALIGHRKTHANDVADLDYSSHSFVALQPPQATTNYASFLGNNSMHLLGSAHMLQMMATEVSGASANLSQTASEGNVLVKSENPELGSKEGRLVGSVSSQLAGVPSSEEKADDTNESLESGSKLGINDIAALLRASKSDTSNSGTSQDQIRPQNEQPSSTKSTFPHDFSEFSSSNSHPRLSSSEADKTYDPCGNRGISIVDHIRMQLSIPIDEGAPQGPTGAARKEDQMSFVSKKNKINNLASLLLSAKTSKENIAQEGYNPAVSSSYVPGTSDQLPSFSSNAEPKSGSIYHSAAQLMQPNAFMYGIRRQTDKSLDKSISKPLNFGYSNDMLTNFDGGFVEVKKENQMRTNEEACRSDLVSSSSEQARGEFVSKMNKINDLASHLLSTKSSQVHPTPSTAPSNSFMLDQDISENKPKTAKSQLNLSKSIDSIAAQLSSTKSAPTSSSSSQCFEENMLERKEYEEILSSNACFNESSAIRPSITSIFRPLQGIPHHKTV; from the coding sequence ATGGCACGCATAATACGACACATCTGTCTTTATTGTCGGAGGCAGTTTAGAGGGTCGTCAGGGGGTTATATATCCCATTTACAGAAGCACAGGCAGTGGTTTCGCAAATACCGTTACCAACTGTGGAAGTCGGACATTGGACAGAGTAGATTTCAAAAGCAGCCAGAGTATTCCAAAGATTTACATAGAAACGTGTCGGCTTTACCCACAGAAATGCCCCAAACCAAAAATGAAATGAGCCAGCCTTGGCAGGATACTCGAGAACAGAACATTGACAGCGACACGTCTAATTTAAGTATTCCCCAATTTGAACAGAACGATTCATTTTCTACAGATCAAGAGAAAAATGATATCGCATCTCCGCTTCGAAACAAAACTCACCAGAATCAAGATGGCCTCCCGTCCATGGTCGCGTCTTCCCGACATACGCCAACGAGGAcggagaagaaattctacaagtGTTCATTTTGCGATAAGACGTTCTCGGGTGGAAGTCACCTTCTTCTCCACGAGAGAACCCACACGGGCGAGAAACCTCACTGCTGTCGATTTTGTCCCAAAAGTTTCGCACAGAAAGGATACCTGAAGATTCACGAGAGAATTCACACAGGTGAACGACCTTTTAGCTGCGGTTTCTGCGAGAAAGCGTTCTGTACCAAAGAAGATTTGCGACGCCACGAGAgaattcacacaggagagaaaccctaCAAGTGTAAAGTCTGCGGGAGAGGGTTCTCGCAACGCTCTTATCGAAATAAACACGAAACAATTCACTCTGGAGAAAGACCGTTCGCCTCAAAGCCGCCGAATTTGGATTTCTTTCTGGGGGGTCTGGAAGGAGAAGAAGATAGGCCAGAGCCGTCACCTGCTTTGTTGGAAGCGTTAAAAGAAGCTGGTATGCCCGATTTGGATGGATATGACGGTGGGTTAACACCAGAGatgtttgaaaaattgaaaacccTTCCTGTAGCCCAACAGCAAGAATTGTTAGAATTCATAGAAGGGTCGAGTACCGTACAAGGTAGAGGGCGCGGAAGACCGAAGGGCTCGACCAATCGGGCAAACTATAATTGCAGATTTTGCGGTCGTGACTGTCGCAGCAGTAGTCAGTTGAAGCAGCACGAGAGAACGCATACGGGAGAGAAGCCGTTTTCGTGTAAATTCTGTCAGAAGTCGTTCTCGCAGCGAGGCTACGCGCGTATTCACGAGCGCATCCACACAGGTGAACGCCCTTTCTCCTGTGATATTTGCAACAAGTCGTTTGGTGCTAAAGAAGATCTACGACGCCATCAGAGAACCCACACGGGAGAGAAACCGTACAAGTGTGAACTATGTGGCAAAGCGTTTGCGCAAAATAGCGCCCTCATTGGCCATCGCAAGACTCATGCTAATGACGTCGCTGATCTGGACTACTCATCTCATAGCTTTGTTGCACTTCAGCCGCCACAGGCAACTACAAACTATGCTAGTTTTTTAGGAAATAATAGCATGCATCTACTTGGGTCTGCACACATGCTCCAGATGATGGCTACCGAGGTCAGCGGGGCATCGGCGAATCTTAGTCAGACAGCGTCAGAAGGTAATGTTTTGGTGAAATCAGAAAATCCAGAACTTGGTTCCAAAGAAGGTAGGCTAGTTGGTAGTGTGTCATCGCAACTGGCCGGTGTACCATCATCGGAAGAAAAGGCGGACGATACCAATGAATCGTTAGAATCGGGAAGCAAGTTGGGAATAAACGACATTGCCGCTCTTCTACGTGCATCTAAAAGTGATACGTCGAATAGCGGTACTTCTCAAGATCAAATACGTCCACAAAATGAGCAACCAAGCAGCACAAAATCCACATTCCCACATGATTTCTCTGAATTCTCAAGCTCCAATTCACACCCGAGGCTTTCCTCGTCAGAAGCGGACAAGACATACGATCCATGCGGGAATAGAGGAATAAGCATCGTTGATCACATCCGTATGCAACTTTCAATACCCATTGATGAGGGTGCTCCTCAAGGGCCAACAGGGGCTGCGCGCAAAGAGGACCAAATGTCTTTCGTAAGTAAAAAGAACAAAATCAATAATTTGGCTTCTCTGCTGCTATCGGCCAAGACTTCCAAAGAAAATATCGCACAGGAGGGATATAATCCTGCGGTAAGCAGTAGTTATGTTCCAGGAACCAGCGACCAATTACCAAGTTTTTCAAGTAACGCTGAACCAAAGAGTGGAAGTATTTATCACAGCGCTGCTCAGCTAATGCAACCCAATGCCTTTATGTATGGCATCAGGAGACAAACAGACAAGTCTTTAGACAAATCCATATCAAAGCCACTTAATTTCGGTTACTCAAATGATATGTTGACTAATTTTGATGGCGGCTTTGTGGAGGTGAAAAAGGAGAACCAAATGAGAACCAACGAAGAAGCTTGTCGAAGTGATTTGGTGTCGTCATCATCAGAACAAGCCAGAGGTGAGTTTGTAAGCAAGATGAATAAGATTAACGACTTGGCATCGCACCTGCTCTCGACAAAGTCGTCACAAGTCCATCCAACTCCTTCCACTGCACCGAGCAATAGTTTTATGCTGGATCAAGATATTTCTGAGAATAAACCAAAGACAGCTAAATCGCAACTTAATCTTAGTAAGAGTATAGACAGTATCGCTGCACAACTCAGTTCTACCAAATCTGcgccaacatcatcatcatcgagtcaatgttttgaagaaaacatgcTTGAACGCAAAGAGTATGAGGAGATATTGTCAAGCAACGCATGTTTCAATGAATCGTCTGCAATAAGGCCTTCCATTACGTCTATTTTCAGACCCTTACAAGGAATTCCTCATCATAAAACTGTTTAA